The following coding sequences lie in one Cucurbita pepo subsp. pepo cultivar mu-cu-16 chromosome LG13, ASM280686v2, whole genome shotgun sequence genomic window:
- the LOC111808450 gene encoding elicitor-responsive protein 1-like — MAIGTLEVKLVNAKGLRGTDFLGGIDPYVLIQYKGQERKSSVARDEGGSPVWNETFTFRAEYPGSCDDFKLVLKIMDHDNFSADDFIGQTSIYVEDLLALGAENGVSELRAQKYSVVGANLNYSGEIQVGVSFTQKETQYDGEEVGGWQESEY, encoded by the exons ATGGCGATTGGAACTTTGGAGGTGAAATTGGTAAACGCAAAGGGACTTCGAGGCACAGATTTTCTGG GTGGAATTGACCCTTATGTTCTGATTCAGTATAAGGGCCAAGAGCGCAAGAGCAGTGTTGCCAGAG ATGAAGGAGGCAGTCCGGTATGGAACGAGACATTTACATTCCGAGCAGAGTACCCCGGAAGCTGTGATGACTTCAAGCTCGTCCTCAAGATCATGGACCATGACAACTTCTCTGCTGATGATTTCATTGGCCAAACCTC GATATACGTCGAAGATTTGTTAGCTCTTGGAGCTGAGAACGGCGTGTCGGAGTTACGGGCTCAAAAGTATAGCGTGGTAGGAGCCAATCTGAACTACTCGGGAGAAATTCAAGTGGGAGTGAGCTTCACCCAGAAG GAGACCCAATATGATGGAGAGGAAGTGGGAGGATGGCAGGAGAGTGAATACTAA